ACTATCTCGAAATGGGAAAAATGCTTCGCTCGCCATCGCGCAACCGGTGACATCTAGGCCTAAATCTTTGGCTTTTAACAGTGCACATTTAGCCGCATCCACACGACTAGTCATCCCCATACCGATGCCAACCATCGCAGCATCTTTGACATAAACGACACAATTTGATTTTGTCAAAGAAGCAACTTTGTAAGCAATCTCAAGATCATGCATCTCATGAGCACTCGCAGTACGTTCGCTCACGCATTTTGATTTTTCAACCTCATCGTTTGCAACGCGATCGCTATTTTGATACACAAATCCGCCATCAACATGCTTGAAATCATACGCATCTTCATTTTGGACAAGATATTTACTCTCTTGTGTGAAGATTTTGATACGTTTTTTAGAAGCAAATACTTCCAGTGCATCCGCATCAACATTGGCCGCGATAATCACCTCGACAAAAATCTCATTGATTTTATTGGCCAATGCGACATCCAAAGTACCATTGATAGCAACCACACCACCATAAGCAGAAATCGGGTCACATTGTAATGCTTTCGTATAAGAATCCAACACATTTGCTCCAATTGCAAAACCACAAGGATTGGCATGTTTGATGATAGAAACTGCCGGTGCTTCCCCAAAAGAGGCTGCGATTTTAAGCGCCCCATTGATATCGGTTAAGTTATTAAAACTTGCCTCGCCTTTGAGGGTTTTAAAATTATTACTAAAGAAGTAATCAAACTCATACAAAGCGCCTTTTTGATGTGGATTTTCGCCATATCTTGTATCAAATGCTTTTGAGCCCACGATAAATTGCTGTGCCCCAAAACCATCATGAAATTTTTTGTTCATGTAGTTGGCAATCATACTATCATATGCTGCGGTATGTTCAAACGCTTTGATCATAAAATCACGTCTGAAATCGACATCATTTTTGCCCTCTTTTATCGCTTCAATCACACGATCATAATCATTGACATCAGTCACAATCAAGACATCATTGAAGTTTTTAGCAGCACTTCGTACCATCGCTGGACCGCCAATATCGATATTTTCAATAATCTCATCAAAATCATCGGTTTTTGTTATCGTCTCTTTAAAAGGATAAAGATTGACACACACCAAATCAATCCCTTTGATATCATGTTCTTGTGCCATTTGGACATGAGATTCAAGATCTCTACGATGCAAAATTCCTCCGTGAATGTAAGGGTTTAGAGTTTTTACCCTACCATCAAACATCTCAGGAAATTTTGTCACTTCGCTGATTTCAATCGCTTGAATTCCTGCCTCTTTTAAAAGTCTAAAAGTCCCACCTGTTGACACGATTTCGTAACCTAAAGATTCTAACTCTTTAGCAAACGAAGCGATGCCCTCTTTGTCGCTGACGCTAATCAATGCTCTCATTGTAATCCTTATTTTATATTAAAGCGTTTATTATATAATAACGCAGTTTTAATAAGGATAAAAAAATGACCGGCTTTGACCAACAAATCAATAGAATAGATACTAATTGCGAAAAATGGAATAAATATAAAGACCAAGATATCATCCCAGCTTGGGTTGCTGATATGGATTTTCAATCCCCTCCTTCACTTATCCAAGCACTCACAGAAAGAGTCGAACATGGAATATTTGGTTATACAGGCATGGACGATGCTACGATTGAAGCGACGATTGCTTTTGTAAAAAGACAACACAATTGGGACATTAAAAAAGAGTGGATTGTGTGGACTCATGGTGTGGTTGTGAGCATGAACCTCGTATGTCGTATGCTCGCAGCAGATGAAGAGGTCATCACCACAACACCTATCTATCCACACTTTGTCAAAGCACCTCATAATGCGAAGAAAACACTCACACAAGTACCCTTGAAAAATATCGATAACCGATGGACCATCGATTTTGATACCTTTGAATCATCGATTACGCCCTCATGCAAACTCATGTTACTGTGCAACCCTTATAATCCAGGGGGTACGGTCTTTACACGAGAGGAATTAGAGCGTTTGAGTGCGATATGTATTGCTCATGATCTCATAATTTGCTCTGATGAAATTCACGCAGACCTCGTCATCAATCCTGCGGCAAAACATATTCCGATTGCGTCACTAAACTCAGATATCCAAAAGAGAAGTATCACGCTCATGGCACCTAGTAAGACTTTTAATATCGCAGGACTTCAAAGTTCTTTTGTTATTATCCCAGACAAAGAACTCAGAGTGCGTTTTCAAAAAGAACTCAGAGGACTTGGCGGAGATATCAATGTGCTAGCCATCACTGCTACCCGTGTGGCTTATCAAGATGGCGATACGTGGTTGGCAGATTTAAAATCTTATCTTTTAGAAAACTTCAAAATGATTCAAGCATTTGTCGAACACAATAAAAATCTAAAAATGCTCCATCATGATGCCACATTTTTAGCATGGATTGATTGCTCACAACTCAATACGCCCCATCCTTATGAACTCTTTTTGAAATACGGTGTAGGGCTTAGTGATGGCTCGGGATTTGGAGACAAAAATTTTGTCAGACTGAATTTTGGAACGGATAAAAAAACATTAACACAAATCTTATCGCGAATGCAACACGCTCTAAATTCCCTAAAATAGAATTCTAATGTGCCGCTTCGCTTCTCACATAAAAGAATAAAATATCCATTTCTTGTTGGGTCAAGAAATAGGTTGGCATGACTTTATGTGTGCTGCGAAGTGCCTCAAAAAATACCTCTTTTTTCAAATCATTGATCGGAGGTGCCTTCAAGACGCGCGGTTTGCCTTTGACTTTATAATGAGCGATAATCTTACCCTCGCCTTTTTTACCGTGACATTCATCGCATCCGATGCCTCTTGGGTTCACATAAAGCATCTTGGCATACTCCATTTTTGTGATAAAATCTTCGCCAAAAACAGACACACACAATAAAAAAACCAGAAAAAATATTCTCATAACACTCACTTTATCAACTATTTAATACTAATTTGTTATGATACTGAATATTTATTAAAAGAGAGTAAAAAGTCCATGAAGATTTTAGATGGTAAAGCATTATCTAGTAAAATACGAGCCCAAATCAAAGATGAAATCGATGATTTGAAAAAGAGCAATATCACTCCCGGTCTTGCTGTTATTTTGGTAGGAGACAATCCTGCGAGTAAGACGTATGTTGGCATGAAAGAAAAAGCCTGTGAAGAGACAGGAGTCTATTCTATCGTTCATAAAATGCCCAATTCTATCTCCCAAGAAAAGATTCTTGAAACCATTAAGATGATCAATGAAAATGACAATATTGATGGGGTATTAGTCCAATTGCCACTCCCAAAACAGATTGATACAGAGAAGATTTTGGAATCTCTCAATCCTGATAAAGATGTTGATGGGTTTCATCCTTTTAATGTCGGTAGATTGGTGGCTGGACTTGATAGTTTCGTGCCATGTACACCACTGGGGGTCATGCGACTTTTGGAAGAGTATCACATCAATGTCCAAGGCTTAGATGTCTGTATTGTCGGGGCGAGTAATATCGTCGGCAAACCGATGATGAATCTGATGCTCAACGCCGGTGCGACGGTCGATATCTGCCATATTTTTACAAAAAACCTCAAAGACCATACAAGCAAAGCTGATATCGTGGTTGTGGGCGTCGGCAAAGCCGGACTCATTACAGAAGATATGGTAAAAGAAGGGGCGATTGTGATTGATATTGGTATTAACCGACTTGAAAATGGTAAATTAGTCGGTGATGTTGATTATGATGCTACCGCACCAAAATGCTCTTATATTACACCCGTACCTGGTGGCGTGGGTCCGATGACCATTGCGATGCTACTACGCAATACCCTCAAAGCTGCGAAAAAAAGAAAAGGATCATCTATTGAATCATGAGATACAACATAAGACAACAGCTTCTGTGAATATACGTCAAAGCAGAGGAATCACACAATGAGCAAATTAAAAAAACTTTATAAATTTTCAAACAGTTGGACGGGTACGGTTATTATCGTATTACTTGTCATATTTTTTGTAGCACAAGCTTTTGTAATCCCAAGTGGTAGTATGAAAAACACCCTCCTCATAGGGGATCATCTTTTTGTCAAAAAATTCTCTTATGGTGTGCCGGTGCCACATATTCCTTGGATTGAGGTTCCCGTATTGCCAGATTTTAGAGGCAATGGTCACTTAATCGATGCAGAGGGTCCACGACGTGGTGATATTGTCGTCTTTAGATATCCTAAAAATGTCAAAGTACATTATGTCAAACGTTGTGTTGCCTTAGGTGGCGATGAGATACTCTATGCCAATAAAACGCTCTATCTCAGATTTCATGAAGGCGATGCATACATGCAAAAAAACTACCCGAATCAAATCGTATCCTTAGGCGGAAAAATCTGGGTAAAAAACCCCTATCTCAAGAAATATCCGGGTATTCATTATGACCCTACGGTCAATATCTTTCAACAAATGGGTCTCTATATGGGCGTGAATCAACTGGCCATGCAGCCAGCTCTCATCCCTGAGCTTCCTAAAAAAGATGGACTTCTTTATAATGCCTTTTACAAAAAAGTACCCAAAAATGAATACTTCATGATGGGTGATAATCGTGACCATTCAAATGATAGTAGATTTTGGGGTAGTGTCCCTTATTCTCTTGTGGTAGGAAAACCTTGGTTTATCTACTTTTCTTGGGACAAAGATTATAAAATACGTTGGAATCGCATTGGTAGATTTATCAATAGTATGCAACTTGATAAGAGTTTTTTAAATGACAAATGAAGAATATATCAATATTATCACTAAAATATTAGCCCTCATGATCGCCATCATCGGTCATGAGATTATGCATGGATATGTGGCGTATCGCTATGGGGATAATACCGCCAAAAATGCGGGACGTCTGAGTATCAATCCCATCAAGCATGTCGATTTAGTCGGTACCATCATCTTACCAGCACTGCTGTTTGTCTCCCATGCACCCTTTTTATTTGGTTGGGCCAAACCGGTTCCTATCAATATGCGAGAGGTCATGAATAATGGCGGTTACAAAGCGGCGATTTTCGTCTCATTGGCGGGTATTGCTTATAACTTTACATTGGCAATTGCGGCAACGGTGATTTTGAGTCAATTGAGCACACCAGAAACTATATTTGGTATCTTTTTCGCGTATTTGATGATTCAAACGATGATTTATAATGTGGTGTTAGGAGTCTTTAATCTCTACCCGATTCCACCTCTTGATGGCTCACATGCGCTCGCATATTTGGCGGCATCAAAAGGGTGGTATGGTATTATGAGATTTTTTGATTCGATTCAACGATATGGCATCATTATCTTGCTTCTATTTATCGCCACACCGCTTTCAAATTACTTTTTTGCCCCGATTGGGTATATTATCAATTATCTTATGAAGCTAGTGTAATCTCTTACACTAGCGCTTCAAACATATCTTTGGTCACAAGATGCAACTCTTGCGCGCCATCAATCGGAGCAAAGATTCCTAAATCTTTATAAAAATCAATCAACGGTGCAGTTTGCGCATGATAGGCTTCGAGTCTATTTTTGACCGTATCAACATTGTCATCTTTTCTAATAATCAAAGCATCCCCACAATAATCACAAACATCTTCCTTCTTTGGCGGATTGAATTGAACGTGAAAAGAAGCACCACATTTTGGACACACTCTTCTGCCTGCGATTCGCTCGATAATTTGACTATCAGGAACATCAAAAGAGAGTACTTTATCTAATTTTTTGCCACTGTCATCTAATAATTTTTGCAAGGCTTGTGCTTGCTTTAAAGTTCGTGGAAAACCATCAAGTACAAAACCGTTGGCACAATCATCTTGTGCTAATCGATCTTGGATGATTCCTATTATTGTCGAGTCTGGGACTAATTTACCTGCGTCCATATACTTTTTTGCTTCCATACCCATGGCGGTTTCATCTGCGATGGCCGCTCGTAATATGTCTCCGGTTGAGATTTGTGGAATATTGTATCGCTCGGTTAAAAATTTAGCTTGCGTTCCTTTTCCGGCTCCGGGTGCACCAAATACCATAAGATTCATATAATCTTCTCCTCTAAATTGTTTCACATATGATATAGTATTTTATTTTAATAAAACCTTTTTATAATAATCCTTATGGTATAATCTCTAAAATTAATTTAGAAGAGAGAAAACGTGAAATTTTTTATAGCAACAGATCATGCGGGTGTTGCAATCAAACCCGACATTATCAAAATATTACAAAATATGGGGCATGACGTCATCGATTTAGGCCCTATGGATGACAGTCGGGTAGATTATCCCGATTATGCTCATAAACTGTGTTTGGAAGTCTTAGCGGACACCCAAGGGGCACACGGTATCTTGATTTGTGGTACGGGTATTGGTATGAGTTTGAGTGCCAATAAGCATGTAGGAATCCGAGCAGCATTGTGTCATGATGCCTATACCGCATCCATGTCACGCGCTCATAATGATGCCAATGTGTTGTGCTTTGGCCAACGCGTTGTCGGACTTGGTGTTGCAGAATCTATACTTCAAGCCTGGTGTGAAACACCGTTTGAAGGTGGACGACATGCCACGAGAGTTGAAAAGATAGAGCTTTAAGCATGACAACTTGGCTTATAACAACCATCCTCTCATCCCTATGTATCTATTTGCTTATTATGGTTTTTTATTACAAAACCTTGCTCAAAAAAGAGAAGCAAGGTAGTGTGTTTATCAAAGAAACTTTAGGGGATGCAGAAGTTGTTATCAGAAAGTACCAAGTTCAACTTCAACGATCATTAGGAAATATGGATATCTTAAGTGATGAACTGAGCAAAGTCAAAAATGATTTAAAATCACTAAGAGCCAGAAATTCACAATATCGGATGGAGAGCGATAAACTAAGAGATAAGATAAAAGAGCTTGAAAGTAAAATCGAGGCACTCCTCTAATGTCCACCCTTATCGCCTACTCTTCCGTATTATTCATCACCGCGATATTTTTATATATCAAAGTAAAACTTTTTAAATAAAGGTTAGAATATGAAAAAACTCAGCCAAAAAGAAAAAGATTTTTTATTGCATTCAATTCGCACAGTAGAAAATTTTCCAAAACCCGGTATCAGCTTTAAAGACATCAGCACCCTTTTGGGGAATGAGAAAGCATTTGGCTTTTTGATGGACCATCTTGTTGATCGATATGAGAGTATGGACATCGACTATATTGCGGGTATTGAGAGTCGGGGCTTTATCTTTGGCGCAGCCCTTGCAGCGAGACTTCATAGCAAATTTGTACCCATAAGAAAACCAGGAAAACTTCCCTATACTACCATCAGTGAAAAATACTCTTTGGAATATGGAGTTGACGAAGTACAGATTCATATCGATGCATTTGAGTGTGACAAAACCAAACCCAATGTCTTGTTGATTGATGATTTGATTGCCACAGGTGGCACAGCCAACGCTTCGGTCAATCTTATCAATAAAGCGGGTGCTACTTGTATTGAGAGTTGTTTTATCATCAATCTTAAATCACTTTGTGGTGATGCTGAGATTAGAAAAACTACGCCGGTCTATTCGGTATTGGAGATTGATTAATGTACATACCAAAAGCGTCAAAATATGACCCAGATAGCGATGGGCATTTCGGAAACTTCGAAAACGATGGATTTTCCTATGGTGGTAGATACGTCCCTGAAACGCTGATGCCTGCCTTGCTTGAATTAGATGCTGCTTACAAAGAAGTGCGATTTGATCAAGATTTTTGGAAAGAAGTGAATTATTATCTGAGTGAATATGTAGGCAGACCCTCGCCACTTTTTTATGCGGAAAATCTCTCCAAAGAATTAAACGCAACCATCTACCTCAAACGAGAAGATCTCAATCATACGGGCGCTCACAAAGTCAACAATACCATCGCGCAAGGCTTACTGGCAAAACGACTTGGCAAAAAGCGCGTCATCGCAGAAACAGGAGCAGGACAGCATGGTGTTGCCACAGCTACCGTTGCGGCACTTTTAGGTTTGGAATGTGATGTCTTTATGGGTGAACTTGATGTGCAAAGACAAGAATTGAATGTCTTTAGGATGAAACTCTTAGGCGCGCGTGTCCACTCCGTCAAAAGCGGGAGTCGTACACTAAAAGATGCCATGAATGAAGCCATCAGATATTGGGTCACCAATGCACGTGATACCTTCTATATCATCGGCACTGTTGCCGGCCCGCATCCTTATCCTATGATGGTGCGAGATTTTCAATCAATCATTGGATATGAAGCCAAAGCGCAAATTCTCAAAAAAGAGGGAAAACTTCCTGATTTTGTCATCGCTTGTATTGGCGGAGGAAGCAATGCTATTGGTATTTTTAACCACTTTTTAGAGGATGCCTCTGTCACATGCATAGGCATAGAAGCGGGTGGTATGGGAATAGACACCCAAGAACACGGATGCAGTTTAGCCAAAGGAAAACCAGGCGTGCTTCATGGACAGATGAGTTATTTACTACAAGATGAAGATGGACAAGTACAAGAAGCTTACTCCATCTCAGCCGGACTTGATTATCCCGGCATTGGACCAGAACATGCGTATTTGAAAGATATCAAAAAAGCGCGATATGAAAATATTACCGACCAAGAAGCACTGGATGCTTTTGTATGGCTCAGCCAAAAAGAGGGAATTATTCCTGCATTTGAGAGTGCTCATGCTATCGCGTATCTTAAAAAAATGAAACAAGAAGAGTTAGACAACAAACTTATCATCATAAATCTATCCGGCAGAGGCGATAAAGATATGATACAAGCCAAATCCATACTCAAATTTTAACAGGAAAAAAACTTGGAAGCCTATTTAATCGAACTGCTACAACACTATGGCTATATCATACTCTATTTTTGGAGTATTTTAGAAGGTGAGATGGGACTCATCATGGCAGGAATCATGTCACATACAGGACATATGAACCTAGCCATTGCTATATTTGTCGCAGGTCTGGGAGGATTTACGGGAGATCAAATCTACTTTTTTATCGGTAGACACAATAAAAAATATGTCTACAAAAAGTTCAAAGGACAAAGAAGAAAATTTGCTTTAGCACATATTTTGTTAAAGAAAAACGGATGGCCCATCATCTTTTCACAACGCTATATGTATGGTATGAGAACTATTATCCCTATTTCCATAGGATTGACCAGGTATAGTGCGAAAAAATTCGCATTTATCAATCTACTGAGCGCATGGTGCTGGGCAACCGTCACCATAACACCCGCGTGGTTTTTTGGAGAAGAGATACTAGTGGTCATCCATTGGGCCAAAGCACATTGGTACTTAGCACTGCCACTTGCGGCGATTTTAGCCGGTGGTATCTATTACTATTTTCACAAAGCAACTGAGAAAAAAATCAAACAAGAGGTAAAAATATGAATTTTAAATTAATCGAAGATCAACTTAAAAACATCAAAGCAGATTGCGAAATTATCTTGGTACTCAATCAAGATATGACGCACAAATGGGTTCAAGATAGCGTTTTATTAGAACAAACTGATTTTCACGCTAAAAGTGACGAAGTTGTCTATTTAGCTTCACTTCAACGTGTATATGCCACACTAGAATCATTAGATCATGATGCCATCAGATTGGCTGTTGCCAATGCATATAAATGTATCAAAAACAACAAATTTGAAACATTAAAACTTGGCATCTATGGTGATACACAAAGTGTGAGTGCTTTGGTTGAAGGTTTTGTTTTAGGTGATTATGCTTTTGACAAATATAAAACTCAAAAAGCCACACACAACATCCATACAGTATTGATTGCCAGTGAGACTTATGACAACCAAAAGATTGACATCCAAGAGGCCAATACCGCCATCGCACGTGCTCAAATCATTGCTAATGCGACCAATGAAGCCAAAGAGATTGTCAATACGGCACCTTATGAAATGACTCCCGTCAAACTGGCTGAGTATGCAAAAAATCTTGCCGATTCCACTGAGGGGATTGAGTGTTTTATCGGGGATGAAACCTTTTTGGAAAAAGAGCAAATGGGAGCATTTCTAGCAGTAGCGAGAGCCAGCAGTGAAAAACCAAGACTCATTCATCTCAGCTATAAGCCTGCCAATGCAAAAAAACGATTTGTTTTTATTGGCAAAGGATTGACATATGATAGTGGTGGACTCAGTCTCAAACCAAGCGAGCATATGGTCAGCATGAAATCAGATAAAAGTGGTGCTTCAGCGGCACTTCATATCATCAAAGCAGCAGCACTTTTGAAACTTCCTTTTGAAGTTCATGCTGTCATTGGCGCGGCTGAGAATATGATTGGGGGAAATGCTTATAAACCTGATGATGTTTTAATCGCACGAAATGGCAAGAGTATTGAAGTGAGAAACACCGATGCAGAGGGAAGATTGGTTTTGGCAGATTGTTTGGATTATGCACAAGATCTCAATCCTGATGCGATGTTTGATCTCGCAACCTTGACCGGTGCGTGTGTTGTTGCACTGGGTGAATACACCAGTGTCGTCATGGGACACAGCAAAGATTTAAAAGAGAGTTTTTTATGCGCCGCGGAGCAAAGTGGTGAACTGGCTGCAACGCTTCCTTTTAACAACTATCTCAAAAAACTTTTAAAAAGTAATGTCGCCGATCTCTCCAATATCTCCAGTTCACGTTACGGTGGTGCCATCACGGCTGGATTATTTTTAGATCACTTCATCAAAGATGAATTTAAAGACAAATGGCTTCATCTTGACATTGCAGGACCGGCTTACATCGAAAAAGATTGGGGTTATAACCAATGTGGTGCCAGTGGTGCAGGTGTGAGAATGTGTACATATTGGATGATTAAAGCAGCAAAGGAAGATGCATAATGGGTTTAGGTGTCGGAATTGTAGGACTTCCAAATATCGGTAAATCAACAACGTTTAATGCCCTCACAAAGGCACAAAATGCTCAAAGCGAAAATTACCCTTTTTGTACTATTGAGCCCAATAAAGCAGTGGTACCTGTACCTGATCCTAGACTCTCTGAACTTGCGAAAATCGTCAATCCCGAAAGATTGCAATATTCTACGGTAGATTTTGTTGATATTGCAGGACTTGTCAAGGGGGCGAGCAAGGGAGAAGGATTAGGAAATAAATTTCTCTCCAACATCAGAGAAGTCGAAGTGATTCTTCATATGGTCCGCTGTTTTGTTGATGAAAATGTCGTCCACGTAGAGGGAGATGTCAATCCACTGCGAGATATTGAAATTATAGAAACCGAACTGATTTTGGCAGATGTGGAACAACTTGACAAAAAGATTGATAAACTCAATCGTCAAGCCAAATTTGACAAAGCAGCCAAAGCGACACTTGAAATTGCCCTAGAACTCAAAGCACATTTAGATGAACTACAACCGGTTAGTAATTTTGCAAAAAAAGAAGATGACCTGTTTATAGAATTAAACAAAGAGCTTAGATTCTTATCGGGCAAAGCCATCATTTATGGTGCTAATGTTGATGAAGATTCGCTCCTTGAAGACAATGAATTAGTAAAAATTGTAAAACAACATGCCCAAGAAGTTGGTGCTGAAGTCATCACACTCTGTGCCAAAATCGAAGAAGAATTAGTCACGCTTGAAGAAGAGGAAGCAGCAGAGTTCCTAGCAGATCTTGGCGTCGAAGAATCGGGACTCAATAAAATTATCCATACTGCTTTTGCAAAGCTGAATTTGATTAGCTATTTTACAGCCGGTGTCAAAGAAGTCCGAGCATGGACCATCAACAAAGGATGGAAAGCGCCAAAGGCCGCATCAGTCATTCACAATGATTTCGAAAAAGGCTTTATTCGTGCTGAAGTTATCAGCTATGAAGATTTTATCGCCTGTCATGGTGAAAATGGTGCGAAAGAAGCTGGAAAGATGCGATTAGAAGGTAAAGACTACGTCGTACAAGACGGTGATGTCATGCATTTTAGATTTAATGTATAGTATTTATCAAATATTTATCTTCTCACTATATGATATGAAAAAAATTAAAGGATAAAGATGAAAAAATTGTTAATCATTGTGATGATTATGTGTTTGGGTATCAGTTTACAAGCTGAAGATATTATCAAGACGTATAATATCAAAGATGCAAAAGGAAATATGGTTTCATTAGAGACAAAAGGGAGTGGTGTCAATTTTCCAGAATTTAAAGGCAAAGTTGTCTTGCTTGCGTTCTTTGGTAGATATTGTCCTCCTTGTATCGCAGAGATTCCTGAGTTGGTCAAACTCCAAAAAGAGTACGGCAAAAATTTTCAAATCGTCGCCATGCACGTCCAACAAAAGATGTCAGATACAGAGTTGCAAGATTTTGTAAGCTCACATAAAATAAACTATACCGTACTTCCTGCCACCGATCAAGTATTTGATTTTGCAAATTTCATATCACAAAGAACCGGATGGAAGGGTCAAATCCCCTACTCTATTCTTTTTGATAAAAATGGAAATGCCATCAAAACATATCTAGGAATGCAAAAAGAAGAGACGCTGACTAAAGACATCACTGATCTTTTTTAATAAAGGAAAAAAATGCAATATACCATCACTCAAGCACTTCCGGGGGCCAGACCTCCGGTACAAATCCCAAATCCGAAAGTGTTGCAAACGCTGGGAGAAGACGGTATGCGCCAACTGGTTTCAGAACACTATGAAATTCTAAAAATCAGTAGCATCAAACACCTTTTCCCTACTACGGATAAGGGGCTTGAGATGGCTAAAAAACATGCTGCAGATTTTTTCATTCAAATTTGTGGCGGTCCAAAATATTTTAATGAATCACGAGGAGCGCCTAAGATGGGGCAACGTCATGCCCCTTTCAAAATCACACCCACTGCGAGAAAAATCTGGCTTGAATCTTACATGATAGTTCTCAAAGATGTTGATTTAGAAGATAGTTTAAAACAATCATTTTGGAATTATCTTGATATCTTTTCAATTTGGATGATCAATACTCCAGAATAAACACCTCGGTCATGTTACCTCATTACTCAAAACATGACCCACGTCCCTCTTATCACATTACTTTTAGACAAGAATTTTAATAAAATTTCATGATTATAATTATAAAAAGACTCTTTACGGTCGCTTTTTTATCATTCTAAAATATTTAATACATTTTTAACACTCATATAATAGAATTTTGCTGTTTTTAGCATAATAATACTGATTGCATTGACATGAAGTTTAAAATTTGTGGGCCAAATCAAAACTTGATGTCACAATAGTAGTAGAAAAATATGAGTAAATTTGTCATGATAATTTTGGTGGAAATCGAAATCATTTGACACAAATTTAACACAATTTTTGTACTATTGCAAACACTAAAACGATAATAAGGAGCGTGGGTATGAATAAGAAGGTATGTATCTCAGTCATGTGTGCATTATGCATCAATGCGTATGCAACAGATTTGGGCAAGATTGAAGTGACAGATTTCAAAACGAGTAAAGTCGTAGAACATGTCAATCAAGAAGAGGTAAAAAGTGCGGATTTGGCAGAATCACTCTCACGAGTGGTACCGAGTATTTCACTGCAAAGACGTAGTGGTATTGCTAATGACATCATTCTAAGAGGTCAGAGAAAAGATGATATTAATGTTCTCATTGATGATGGTAAGATTTATGGAGCCTGCCCTAATAGAATGGATCCTCCAACA
This genomic window from Sulfurospirillum sp. 1612 contains:
- the rpiB gene encoding ribose 5-phosphate isomerase B, whose protein sequence is MKFFIATDHAGVAIKPDIIKILQNMGHDVIDLGPMDDSRVDYPDYAHKLCLEVLADTQGAHGILICGTGIGMSLSANKHVGIRAALCHDAYTASMSRAHNDANVLCFGQRVVGLGVAESILQAWCETPFEGGRHATRVEKIEL
- a CDS encoding adenine phosphoribosyltransferase produces the protein MKKLSQKEKDFLLHSIRTVENFPKPGISFKDISTLLGNEKAFGFLMDHLVDRYESMDIDYIAGIESRGFIFGAALAARLHSKFVPIRKPGKLPYTTISEKYSLEYGVDEVQIHIDAFECDKTKPNVLLIDDLIATGGTANASVNLINKAGATCIESCFIINLKSLCGDAEIRKTTPVYSVLEID
- the trpB gene encoding tryptophan synthase subunit beta, translating into MYIPKASKYDPDSDGHFGNFENDGFSYGGRYVPETLMPALLELDAAYKEVRFDQDFWKEVNYYLSEYVGRPSPLFYAENLSKELNATIYLKREDLNHTGAHKVNNTIAQGLLAKRLGKKRVIAETGAGQHGVATATVAALLGLECDVFMGELDVQRQELNVFRMKLLGARVHSVKSGSRTLKDAMNEAIRYWVTNARDTFYIIGTVAGPHPYPMMVRDFQSIIGYEAKAQILKKEGKLPDFVIACIGGGSNAIGIFNHFLEDASVTCIGIEAGGMGIDTQEHGCSLAKGKPGVLHGQMSYLLQDEDGQVQEAYSISAGLDYPGIGPEHAYLKDIKKARYENITDQEALDAFVWLSQKEGIIPAFESAHAIAYLKKMKQEELDNKLIIINLSGRGDKDMIQAKSILKF
- a CDS encoding DedA family protein, producing MEAYLIELLQHYGYIILYFWSILEGEMGLIMAGIMSHTGHMNLAIAIFVAGLGGFTGDQIYFFIGRHNKKYVYKKFKGQRRKFALAHILLKKNGWPIIFSQRYMYGMRTIIPISIGLTRYSAKKFAFINLLSAWCWATVTITPAWFFGEEILVVIHWAKAHWYLALPLAAILAGGIYYYFHKATEKKIKQEVKI
- a CDS encoding leucyl aminopeptidase, coding for MNFKLIEDQLKNIKADCEIILVLNQDMTHKWVQDSVLLEQTDFHAKSDEVVYLASLQRVYATLESLDHDAIRLAVANAYKCIKNNKFETLKLGIYGDTQSVSALVEGFVLGDYAFDKYKTQKATHNIHTVLIASETYDNQKIDIQEANTAIARAQIIANATNEAKEIVNTAPYEMTPVKLAEYAKNLADSTEGIECFIGDETFLEKEQMGAFLAVARASSEKPRLIHLSYKPANAKKRFVFIGKGLTYDSGGLSLKPSEHMVSMKSDKSGASAALHIIKAAALLKLPFEVHAVIGAAENMIGGNAYKPDDVLIARNGKSIEVRNTDAEGRLVLADCLDYAQDLNPDAMFDLATLTGACVVALGEYTSVVMGHSKDLKESFLCAAEQSGELAATLPFNNYLKKLLKSNVADLSNISSSRYGGAITAGLFLDHFIKDEFKDKWLHLDIAGPAYIEKDWGYNQCGASGAGVRMCTYWMIKAAKEDA
- the ychF gene encoding redox-regulated ATPase YchF, which encodes MGLGVGIVGLPNIGKSTTFNALTKAQNAQSENYPFCTIEPNKAVVPVPDPRLSELAKIVNPERLQYSTVDFVDIAGLVKGASKGEGLGNKFLSNIREVEVILHMVRCFVDENVVHVEGDVNPLRDIEIIETELILADVEQLDKKIDKLNRQAKFDKAAKATLEIALELKAHLDELQPVSNFAKKEDDLFIELNKELRFLSGKAIIYGANVDEDSLLEDNELVKIVKQHAQEVGAEVITLCAKIEEELVTLEEEEAAEFLADLGVEESGLNKIIHTAFAKLNLISYFTAGVKEVRAWTINKGWKAPKAASVIHNDFEKGFIRAEVISYEDFIACHGENGAKEAGKMRLEGKDYVVQDGDVMHFRFNV
- a CDS encoding TlpA family protein disulfide reductase, with the translated sequence MKKLLIIVMIMCLGISLQAEDIIKTYNIKDAKGNMVSLETKGSGVNFPEFKGKVVLLAFFGRYCPPCIAEIPELVKLQKEYGKNFQIVAMHVQQKMSDTELQDFVSSHKINYTVLPATDQVFDFANFISQRTGWKGQIPYSILFDKNGNAIKTYLGMQKEETLTKDITDLF